Below is a genomic region from Prolixibacteraceae bacterium.
CAAAAGGGTTACTGATTTTATAATGATCATTGATGATAAAAAGGATTTTTTAGTATTAGAGTTACAGTGTGATATGACCCTGGATCAATTAAAAACTGTTACTAGACAGATTTCAGTCAAAGGAATAAATAATTTTAAATAAAGATACGATGAAAAATAAATCGATAGTTAGTCTTTTTCTTTTAATGATGTTGGTGCTGCCAATGTCAGCATTTGCAAAATCAGGAATCTCTATATTTCATGATAAATGTAGTGGAATAGAAGGGATACAAAGATTCTCATTTTCGGGTAGTTGGTTTGACTGCTCCAAATTTGTATCGGATATTGATTTTTCTAGTATGGCGGAACAAACAAAAAATGTTTCGGTGATGATCTCATCCGATGATAAGGATAAAGTATTAAACGTGTGGAATGGATTGAGAAAAGATCTTAAATATAAAAAGATGATGACCATCCATAGTGATGATAAAACAACAATATCTTGTTGGGCTCGAATGAAGAGTCGTAAAGATATCCAAGAAATTGTATTAATTGTTTCTGACGATGACTCCTTGGTAACCGTAGGTTTAGAAGGAAACTATACAATGGAACAGATAAAAGCGATGTCGAAGAATATGAAGATGACAGTTGAATAAAAGAAGTTGTCTCTGGTTATTATTAGATCGATATAAATAATAAATGTATCTCATAAGAGTCAATGCTTTTGGGGTGTACTATTAAAGAGGCTTGATCAATATGATGATCAAGTCTTTTTAAACAGTATACCATGTATGTTTGCTATCAGTGTAATTTCGTAGGGAGAGGGTCGCTTCAAGTTATTAGGATAGGGTAGGTGAGAATTATGAATGATAGTGTGGCATGATTTGATACCAATTCAATAGTACATCCTTTCTTTGGAATTACTTCGGTTGTTATTGAATCGAAAGTCTTAGGTAACTAACTCATGATTAAAACCTCAATATTGATGAAACAAAGACTTAATGTGAGGGAGAAATGATGACTACTCATTTGACTTGTGATTTAGTAAATTGTGGTATACAAAAATCATACTTGTACTAATTTTAGTATGTCTTACATTCACCCATGCGATTAACAATATCTTAATGCAACCTAACACTCTTTCTTATGGTTAATTATCTGTCGATAATTACCATTTAAACCTTTATTCTTACCATTTTCGGGTATCTAATTCAGATACTTTTGTAGTGGAAAGAATCAATAAAGAAAGAGTATAATGAATAATAGCAAAATAAAACAGATTGAGTTTATTGCAATGATGGCATCTTTAATGGCACTGTCTTCATTATCAATGGATGCACTACTCCCAGCAGTAAATGTAATAGGGGAATCTATTGGTGCGACAAGTCAAACACAAGGACAACAATTGGTCACAATGATGTTTTTAGGACTCGGTGTGGGACAACTTTTTACTGGGGCTCTCTCTGATGCAATGGGACGGAAACCTGTGATATATATGGGCTTTGCATTGTTTTCATTAGCTAGTATTGCTTCTATCTTTTCTCCAAATTATGAAGTGATGATTATTAGCCGATTTATACAAGGATTTGGAGTCTCTGCTCCTAAAGCAGTGAGTATAGCTATTGTCCGAGATAGTTATAGTGGAGATCGGATGGCCAAGATTATGTCCTTCATCTCCGTTGTTTTCATTATTATCCCCACTGTTGCACCATCATATGGGATGTTTTTCTTGAAGTGGTTCGGATGGCAATCGATATTTACAAGTCAGATCGTTTTTGCTGTTATTGTATGCCTATGGATTGCTGCAAGACAATATGAGACGTTACCTTTAGATGAAAGAACTCCTTTTAAATTTACAGCGTTAGTTCGAAGCATTCGTTATTTCTTTGGACAGAAAGAGTCTGTTCTATATACTGTTGCTTTAGGTATGTTGACCGGAGCTTTTCTTGTGTTCTTATCTACGGCTCAAAATATCTTAGGAGTTCAATATGGTCTTGAAGAGATGTTTCCAAAATTGTTTGCACTGGTTGCAATGGCGATGGGGGTCTCCACTCTAATGAATGGTTTTGTTGTCGAGAAGATCGGTGCAGGCAAACTTATTAGTATCTCTTCTTTGTTCTTTACATTGATATCCTTATTATATATATTCATTTTTTATGGTGAGGGTAACCCTCCGATCAAAGTACTTCTATTTTTTCTAGTACTACAATTCTCGACGATGGGATTTCTTTTTGGAAACCTCAGTTCCCTTGCGATGGAGCCCCTGGGTAAGATTGCTGGAATGGGTGCAGCGATTAATGGGTCATTATCTACAGTGATTGCGGTTCCTATCGCATCATTTATAGGTTATTATGTGGTGGATACAACTTATCCTCTGTTTGTTGGATTTGCAGCTTCTGGAACCATCGCGATAATTCTGGTATGGGGGAAGCGCTATTGGGTGGGTGGTTCATAATTGAAGAGTTAAAGAGGTACTGTAAGATGTTATCAAAGATAAGATCTTACAGTACTTTAAATTATCTACTTAATAGAGAATCCAAAAGTTAGGTATATTTGTTCAGTATGTGGGTTAAGAATAATCGCACCCATTATAGGCATATCAAAGTGATCTGAGATCTTTACCTTTTTGGTATGGACAATTCCAATATTTGTGACCACTAGTTCTCCCAACTTATCAAATTTTGCTCCTGAAGTGCCGACAAAAAAGTCTGTGTTTTTCCATGTATATTTTGCTTCTCCATAAAATGTACGATTTCCGTTGGTTTCATAATATGCCGAAAGAGTGAAGTTTTTGATGCTTTGTATTAATCCGATTTCAAATGTGTGCGATGATTTTGAGAAATAACTCCCTTCTGTTCCCGGTTCTGTTGGGAAGTAGTAATCGGTGAGTATCAATGTTGTGTTTGTTGTAATGTTAATGCTAGTCCATAGATCTGCTTCTGTGGCAGATACTTGGTTGGTGAGAGCATAACTACCCCATGCCCCCAATTGAAACCATCCATATTTAAATGTTATGGCTGGTTGAACGACAGGGCTGTTTCCATAATCATTTCCTCTCCAAATATAACGATTCATAAAGGTGCCTGACACACTTAGACCATTGTCTTGAGCTCTAGCTGTATATCCTATTAAAATAAGACATAGTACAAAACTGCTTGTTAATTTTTTCATAGTAGATACTTTAGGTTAATATATGAATGAATAAAAAATACTTTCTCTTGATAGGTTAACTCAAAAGTATACTTATAATTTAATTGACTATGTGGCGTATAGGGGGTGTTGTTGTGAATTAATGTTTATTTAATGATTTGTGTTGTAATTTAAGGGGGTGATTGGTTTTATTGTATGTTTTATTTTGTTTGGTGTTTTGTTTATAGGGGGGTTGTTTGTAAAAATATATTTATTGTTTATTTCGAGTGTGCAAGTAATTGTTACTATCTCTGCTATTTATTTTGACCAGTAAATAAAGCTCTGTATTTTTGTTCTTCTTATGCTTTACCGTTAATTTCGGAGTATAAGTACGATGCTGAATATAAATAACAAAACGTTCCATCTCCATGAACAAGAAGAAGAGACCACTCAAGAATGATATAATAGAGATTAAAGGTGCACGAGTTCATAACCTAAAGAACCTGTCTGTGAATATCCCAAGGAATCAATTTGTCGTGGTGACAGGAGTTTCTGGTTCGGGAAAATCATCTCTTGCATTCGATACATTATATGCTGAAGGGCAACGTCGTTATGTCGAGAGTCTATCTTCTTATGCTCGTCAATTCCTTGGTCGTATTGATAAGCCAGAGGTGGATTATATCTATGGTATACCACCAGCGATAGCTATAGAGCAGAAAGTAAATATTCAGAATAATAGATCTACTGTAGGTACTTCAACAGAAGTGTATGATTTCTTACGTATTCTTTTTGCACGTTTAGGCAAAACCTTCTCGCCTATCTCAGGCAAAGAGGTCAAATGTTCAAGTGTTGAGGATGTGGTCAATTTCATTGTCTCTTATCCTGAAGGAACAAAGATGATGTTGATGGCGGCAAAAAGAGTTAGGGAAGGTCGAACACTTCTAGAAGAGTTGGATAGCCTACGACAACAAGGATTCTCAAGAATCAAGATTAATGATGAGTTAATCTCACTCTCTTCTTTGGATGAACGAGGTGATATAGATGCTGATTCTTTTGATATTGTTGTCGATCGTTTGGCGGTATCTCATGATGAAGAAAGTCGATATCGTTATGCGGATTCTGTGCAGACAACATTCTTTGAAGGCGACGGAGATTGCGAAATTATTGTAATGAAGTCAAGAACAGATGAAGCACTCTTTTCATTCTCTAATCGGTTTGAGAAAGATGGAATAAAGTTTGATGTTCCTTCGCCTGAGATGTTTACTTTTAATAGTCCTACAGGTGCTTGTGAAGTATGTGAGGGGTATGGCAAAGTGCTTGGCATTGATCCTGACCTTGTAATTCCAAACAAATCTCTCTCCATCTTTGAAGATGCGGTTGCTTGTTGGAGAGGAGAGAAGATGTCTGAGTGGAAAAATCAACTTCTTCTAAATGCCCATAAGTTTGATTTTCCTGTACATCGTCCATACATTGATCTAACCGAAGATGAAAAAAGATTATTATGGAGTGGCAATGATCATTTCGAAGGTATAGATGCTTTCTTTCGTATGGTGGAAGAGCAGGTTTATAAGGTGCAATATAGGGTTATGTTATCTCGTTATAGAGGCAAAACAACTTGTCCTTCATGTTTAGGATTCCGTCTAAAGAAAGAGAGTCGTTATGTAAAAGTTGGAGGCCGTTCTATCCAAGAGTTTTTGGATAAACCTGTATATGAACTAATCCCGATGTTTAAAGATATCGTCTTCGATGAGTATGAAGTGAAGGTGGCTAAAAGAGTTATTCATGAGATATCCAAAAGACTTGAACTAATTGATAAAGTTGGTTTAGGCTACTTGACATTAAATAGACTTTCCTCTACGCTCTCTGGCGGTGAAAGCCAGCGACTTAATTTGGTGACATCACTCGGGAGTAGTTTGGTTGGATCACTATACATACTCGATGAGCCATCAATTGGCCTTCACTCTAAAGACACAGAGAAACTAATTGCTGTGTTGACTGAGTTGCGTGATCTAGGAAATACGGTACTCGTGGTGGAGCATGATGAAGATATTATGCGTGCAGCAGATCAGATTATCGACATCGGTCCTCGTGCAGGAATGCATGGTGGAGAGGTGGTATTTCAAGGAAATATGGAGCAGCTTCTGGAAAGTGCTGAAACCTTAACATCGAAATATCTGTCAGGAACCATGAAGTTGGATGTCCCTTCTTCTCGTCGTTCAGTAAGAAATTTTATTACCGTACATGGTGCCAATGAAAACAACCTGAACCATGTGACTGCTAAGTTTCCATTGAATATGTTAACTGTAGTTACAGGCGTGAGTGGATCAGGCAAGAGTACATTGGTGAAAAATACCCTTTGGCCATTCTTAGCCAAATACCTTGGGGGATATGGTAACCCAACCGGAGCTCATGATGTGGTTGATGGTGACCTGTCTGCTGTTCAGGCCGTTGAATTTGTTGACCAAAATCCTATTGGTAAATCTAGTCGCTCTAATGCCGTAACTTATCTTAAGATATACGATGATATACGTGCCCTATATGCCTCGCAAAAGCAAGCAAAAGTAATGGGTATGAAAGCAAACTACTTCTCGTTTAATAGTGAAGGAGGGCGTTGTGAGCAGTGTAATGGAGAGGGGGTTACAACTGTCGAGATGCAATTCATGGCAGATGTAAGGCTTAAGTGTGATCTTTGTGATGGTAAGAGATTTAAGCCAGAAGTATTAGAGGTGAAATATCGAAAGAAAAACATATATGACATTCTTTCTTTAACGGTCAATCAAGCAGTAGACTTCTTCTCAGAAGTGGATAGTCGTTATGAGAAAGCAATTGTGAAGAAACTTAAAACACTTCAGGATGTCGGATTAGGCTACGTTAAACTAGGTCAATCTAGTAGTACACTTTCAGGAGGAGAGAGCCAGCGTGTGAAACTTGCTTCATTTCTTTGTAAAGAGAAAGCTGTACCAACGGTATTTATCTTTGATGAACCAACCACAGGACTTCATTTTGATGACATCGCACTATTGATGAAATCTCTTCAGTCGCTGATTGAAAGAGGCCATACGGTTATCATTATCGAGCATAACCTCGATGTGATAAAAACAGCCGACTGGATTATAGATCTAGGTCCTGGTGGTGGAAAAAGAGGTGGTGATATTGTTTTTGAAGGAACACCAGAGGAGTTGGTGGAATGTAAAGAGAGCGTCACTGCTCCATATTTAAAAGAGAAGCTATAATAATCATTGATCTCTTCGAGGACGTAATATATGCATTCAGATACTAAAGTGACCATTAATAAAGAGCTGGAATATGCTAAGGACTTTGTCTCAAAGTCCTCATGGCATATATTTCTTACAGGCAAAGCGGGGACAGGTAAGACTACCTTTCTACGGTCTGTTCCAAAGATCACTAAGAAGAAGACAATTATTGTTGCGCCTACTGGTATTGCTGCTATCAATGCTGGTGGTCAAACGATCCACTCTCTGTTTCAGATTCCTTTTGGTCCTCTATTGACCAAGAAGGCTGGTGCTTTAAAAAGTAGCTTAACAGATCAAAAGATTAGAAAGAATAAGATCAAGCTCTTTCAATCAATGGAACTATTGGTAATTGATGAGATAAGTATGGTACGTGCTGATCTACTGGATGCCATAGATGAGATTCTACGTAAATATAGAAAAAGTGTCAAGCCATTTGGTGGTGTACAACTACTTCTTATTGGTGATATACAGCAGCTGCCTCCTGTGATTACTAATGAGGATTGGAGTATCCTTAAGAACTTCTATCCTTCTCTTTTCTTTTTTAATAGTCATGCTTTTCGAACCTGTCGTTATATTCGTATAGAGCTTAAGAAGATCTATCGTCAAGACGATCCTGTATTTATACAGATATTGAATGAGGTGAGGGATGGCTTCTTGACAGGGAACTCTAAGGTGTTATTGAATCAACGCTATATTCCTGGATTTAATCCCGATAAAGAACAAGGCTATATTCGATTGTCCACCCATAACGCATCTGTTAAAGCCATTAATGATAAAAAACTAGACGAGCTGAAAGGTAAACTCTTTGTCTATAAAGCCGATATTGAAGGAGAATATCCAAAACAGAACTATCCTACGGAGTCGTCGTTAGAGCTTAAGATCGGATCACAGGTTATGTTTATTCGTAACGATAGTACTCCCGAAAAACGATTCTATAATGGAAAGATCGGAGAGGTAACCTTTCTGAATAGCAAAAAAGTACATGTCAAATGTGAAGATCTTGAGGAGACTATTATTGTTCCTAAAGAACAATGGGAGGAAGTGAAGTATGTGTTAAATAAAGAGACGGGAGCCTTAGAGACTAAGATCGTTGGTGTCTTTACCCAGTTTCCACTCAAACTAGCATGGGCTATCACCATTCATAAGAGTCAAGGCTTGACCTTCTCTCGTGCCATTATTGACACCAACCGTGCTTTCGATCATGGACAGACCTATGTCGCCTTAAGTCGATGTCGATCATTGGAGGGACTCGTGCTTACTCAACCTTTTAATGAGCATGCTGTGATTTGTGATGAAACAGTAAGACTATTTCATAAAATATCTTCTGACGTAGAACCTGATGATGATCTTCTTGATACAGCCCATAAGGAGTATCAAGTTTCTCTATTAAGAGATATATTTGGTACTGAAATACTAAAACAGTTGGTCTCGTCTGTATCGCATCAACTTCAATCACACTCTCGATGGGAGGGATCACTTTATGATACTATGGAGAGCATCTTTATGGATGTTTTACAGCCATTAGAGGAGGTAACCAATCGTTTTATCAATCAGTTAAGTGTGATGATCTTTGAGAATAGAAAAGAAGATCTCGCAAAGAGGTTACAAGAGGGGGCTCGTTACTACCAAACAAATCTTATTGAGAAGTTTGTAACAAAACTAACCAATGCTATATTCGAGTCTGACAATACTGAGTTACGGGTAGAGTGGGGCGAACTGAATGAAACATTTTATCGTGTCATTGAAGCGAAGAACAAATGCTTTCAAGCATTGGGAAATGCGACGCCCGTAGCCGAGCTAAAAGAGTTGATTGCAAAAACAGAAGGCCGCTTGATTGTTAAACCTGTACGTTTTCAGCTTCAAGGCGTCGTATCTTCAAACCCCAAACTGTTCAGTGTGCTTAAACTATGGCGTGAAGAGACGGCACAACTTCAAGACTGTTCCGAAGGTGCAGTACTTCATTTTAATATGATGAAACTCCTTGCCGACCATGCTCCTGTAACCATGAGTCAACTAAAAACTCTTCCAGGTCTTGGTAAAGCAACACTCGATAAGTATGGTAGTGATCTTCTAAAAATGATTCGCGAATGGACAGAGAGCCAAAAGAAAGAAGACCACACTCTGAAACAGATCAATGAAGATTTTGGATTAAAACTAACCAAAGAGACCTTCGAGCGATTCAAGAAGCTTTAGCCGTTTATTTGATGTCTGTGATACGATCAAATTCATTTGGATTAATATCACCTTTCTCCATAAAGAATTGATTAAACTCCACAAAAGAGCCATTAAAGTAGTCTCTGACAATGCGTAGACCAATGAATTGCATATACTCCTCTCTAGTTACTATTGGAAAGTATTGATGGGATCGTCCAAAAGCCCTGTAGCTCACAAAACCCTTACGTTCTAAGATCCTTACAATCGTAGAGACGGTGTTGTAAGCTGGTTGAGGCATTTCGTACATCTCTACCAACTGTTTTACAAAGGCCTTTTCCATATCCCATAGAAAAAGCATGACCTGCTCTTCTGCTCTT
It encodes:
- the uvrA gene encoding excinuclease ABC subunit UvrA, whose product is MNKKKRPLKNDIIEIKGARVHNLKNLSVNIPRNQFVVVTGVSGSGKSSLAFDTLYAEGQRRYVESLSSYARQFLGRIDKPEVDYIYGIPPAIAIEQKVNIQNNRSTVGTSTEVYDFLRILFARLGKTFSPISGKEVKCSSVEDVVNFIVSYPEGTKMMLMAAKRVREGRTLLEELDSLRQQGFSRIKINDELISLSSLDERGDIDADSFDIVVDRLAVSHDEESRYRYADSVQTTFFEGDGDCEIIVMKSRTDEALFSFSNRFEKDGIKFDVPSPEMFTFNSPTGACEVCEGYGKVLGIDPDLVIPNKSLSIFEDAVACWRGEKMSEWKNQLLLNAHKFDFPVHRPYIDLTEDEKRLLWSGNDHFEGIDAFFRMVEEQVYKVQYRVMLSRYRGKTTCPSCLGFRLKKESRYVKVGGRSIQEFLDKPVYELIPMFKDIVFDEYEVKVAKRVIHEISKRLELIDKVGLGYLTLNRLSSTLSGGESQRLNLVTSLGSSLVGSLYILDEPSIGLHSKDTEKLIAVLTELRDLGNTVLVVEHDEDIMRAADQIIDIGPRAGMHGGEVVFQGNMEQLLESAETLTSKYLSGTMKLDVPSSRRSVRNFITVHGANENNLNHVTAKFPLNMLTVVTGVSGSGKSTLVKNTLWPFLAKYLGGYGNPTGAHDVVDGDLSAVQAVEFVDQNPIGKSSRSNAVTYLKIYDDIRALYASQKQAKVMGMKANYFSFNSEGGRCEQCNGEGVTTVEMQFMADVRLKCDLCDGKRFKPEVLEVKYRKKNIYDILSLTVNQAVDFFSEVDSRYEKAIVKKLKTLQDVGLGYVKLGQSSSTLSGGESQRVKLASFLCKEKAVPTVFIFDEPTTGLHFDDIALLMKSLQSLIERGHTVIIIEHNLDVIKTADWIIDLGPGGGKRGGDIVFEGTPEELVECKESVTAPYLKEKL
- a CDS encoding multidrug effflux MFS transporter, translating into MNNSKIKQIEFIAMMASLMALSSLSMDALLPAVNVIGESIGATSQTQGQQLVTMMFLGLGVGQLFTGALSDAMGRKPVIYMGFALFSLASIASIFSPNYEVMIISRFIQGFGVSAPKAVSIAIVRDSYSGDRMAKIMSFISVVFIIIPTVAPSYGMFFLKWFGWQSIFTSQIVFAVIVCLWIAARQYETLPLDERTPFKFTALVRSIRYFFGQKESVLYTVALGMLTGAFLVFLSTAQNILGVQYGLEEMFPKLFALVAMAMGVSTLMNGFVVEKIGAGKLISISSLFFTLISLLYIFIFYGEGNPPIKVLLFFLVLQFSTMGFLFGNLSSLAMEPLGKIAGMGAAINGSLSTVIAVPIASFIGYYVVDTTYPLFVGFAASGTIAIILVWGKRYWVGGS
- a CDS encoding DUF4252 domain-containing protein → MKNKSIVSLFLLMMLVLPMSAFAKSGISIFHDKCSGIEGIQRFSFSGSWFDCSKFVSDIDFSSMAEQTKNVSVMISSDDKDKVLNVWNGLRKDLKYKKMMTIHSDDKTTISCWARMKSRKDIQEIVLIVSDDDSLVTVGLEGNYTMEQIKAMSKNMKMTVE
- a CDS encoding BlaI/MecI/CopY family transcriptional regulator, whose translation is MKELTRAEEQVMLFLWDMEKAFVKQLVEMYEMPQPAYNTVSTIVRILERKGFVSYRAFGRSHQYFPIVTREEYMQFIGLRIVRDYFNGSFVEFNQFFMEKGDINPNEFDRITDIK
- a CDS encoding AAA family ATPase, with protein sequence MHSDTKVTINKELEYAKDFVSKSSWHIFLTGKAGTGKTTFLRSVPKITKKKTIIVAPTGIAAINAGGQTIHSLFQIPFGPLLTKKAGALKSSLTDQKIRKNKIKLFQSMELLVIDEISMVRADLLDAIDEILRKYRKSVKPFGGVQLLLIGDIQQLPPVITNEDWSILKNFYPSLFFFNSHAFRTCRYIRIELKKIYRQDDPVFIQILNEVRDGFLTGNSKVLLNQRYIPGFNPDKEQGYIRLSTHNASVKAINDKKLDELKGKLFVYKADIEGEYPKQNYPTESSLELKIGSQVMFIRNDSTPEKRFYNGKIGEVTFLNSKKVHVKCEDLEETIIVPKEQWEEVKYVLNKETGALETKIVGVFTQFPLKLAWAITIHKSQGLTFSRAIIDTNRAFDHGQTYVALSRCRSLEGLVLTQPFNEHAVICDETVRLFHKISSDVEPDDDLLDTAHKEYQVSLLRDIFGTEILKQLVSSVSHQLQSHSRWEGSLYDTMESIFMDVLQPLEEVTNRFINQLSVMIFENRKEDLAKRLQEGARYYQTNLIEKFVTKLTNAIFESDNTELRVEWGELNETFYRVIEAKNKCFQALGNATPVAELKELIAKTEGRLIVKPVRFQLQGVVSSNPKLFSVLKLWREETAQLQDCSEGAVLHFNMMKLLADHAPVTMSQLKTLPGLGKATLDKYGSDLLKMIREWTESQKKEDHTLKQINEDFGLKLTKETFERFKKL